One part of the Ursus arctos isolate Adak ecotype North America unplaced genomic scaffold, UrsArc2.0 scaffold_16, whole genome shotgun sequence genome encodes these proteins:
- the LOC125282798 gene encoding MAP kinase-activating death domain protein-like isoform X1 — translation MSVGTEVCRGCPVLPTPARRVVFLQRQGALGAILADRGRGWLLRTVRGVRGLQAPLLQRPQGLPVLIFNMKPLQIVFPSRVDPESPVIDLDLHLPLLCFRPEKVRQILTCLLMEQRMVFFSSSWALLPLVTECFLAYLHPLQWQHTFVPVLSRQMLDFIMAPTSFLMGCHLDYFEEVSKVRPWPFAVECQILVTPAGTGGEGLPKGPAGRATCPGHRERVGTPVPGARALGSTHAGCCRGSAPSCCSPPGVFEAGGFWAPGPRVTCQSP, via the exons ATGTCTGTGGGAACAGAAGTATGCCGTGGTTGCCCAGTACTCCCGACCCCCGCAC GACGAGTCGTGTTTCTACAACGGCAAGGCGCACTGGGAGCCATCCTGGCCGACCGCGGGCGTGGCTGGCTGCTTCGGACCGTTCGCGGTGTGCGTGGTCTCCAAGCTCCCCTACTACAACGCCCTCAAGGACTGCCTGTCCTG ATATTTAACATGAAGCCACTACAGATCGTGTTTCCCTCCCGCGTGGACCCTGAGAGCCCGGTCATCGACTTGGACCTTCACCTGCCCTTGCTGTGCTTCAGGCCCGAGAAAGTGCGGCAG ATCCTAACGTGCCTCCTCATGGAGCAGCGGATGGTGTTCTTCTCCTCCAGCTGGGCGCTGCTACCGCTGGTCACCGAGTGCTTCCTGGCCTACCTGCACCCCCTGCAGTGGCAGCACACGTTCGTGCCCGTCTTGTCGCGCCAGATGCTAGACTTCATCATGGCACCGACGTCCTTCCTCATGGGCTGCCACCTCGACTACTTTGAAGAAGTCAGCAAGGTTAGGCCTTGGCCATTTGCTGTAGAATGTCAGATCCTTGTGACCCCTGCGGGGACTGGCGGAGAGGGGCTTCCAaagggccctgcagggagggccacgtgccctggccacagggagagggtgggcactcctgtccctggggctcgTGCTCTGGGCTCCACGCACGCGGGGTGCTGTCGCGGGTCTGCACCATCCTGCTGCAGTCCTCCGGGTGTTTTCGAGGCTGGGGGGTTCTGGGCGCCGGGACCCCGTGTCACGTGCCAGTCCCCTTAA
- the LOC125282798 gene encoding DENN domain-containing protein 3-like isoform X2, with product MGTHGGTEGATAGWRPDPPSATAGRARTGSVGRKVGSRRAQPRRWMPRGRAEISSPFSTRRGRVRGLRTEGGLCPLPGADRCLWEQKYAVVAQYSRPPHDESCFYNGKAHWEPSWPTAGVAGCFGPFAVCVVSKLPYYNALKDCLSCLLTHLKLCKDFEVDNHIKDFAAKLSLTPSPPPGPLHLVIKSGILSFLYE from the exons ATGGGCACCCACGGAGGGACGGAGGGGGCCACGGCTGGCTGGCGGCCCGACCCCCCAAGTGCCACAGCTGGCAGGGCGAGGACAGGTTCTGTAGGCCGCAAAGTGGGCTCACGGAGAGCCCAGCCTCGGAGGTGGATGCCACGGGGCCGTGCCgagatttcctctcctttctctaccCGCAGGGGGCGTGTACGTGGCCTCCGAACCGAAGGAGGACTGTGTCCACTTCCTGGTGCTGACCGATGTCTGTGGGAACAGAAGTATGCCGTGGTTGCCCAGTACTCCCGACCCCCGCAC GACGAGTCGTGTTTCTACAACGGCAAGGCGCACTGGGAGCCATCCTGGCCGACCGCGGGCGTGGCTGGCTGCTTCGGACCGTTCGCGGTGTGCGTGGTCTCCAAGCTCCCCTACTACAACGCCCTCAAGGACTGCCTGTCCTG tttattgacTCATCTGAAGCTCTGTAAAGATTTTGAAGTTGACAATCACATAAAAGATTTTGCTGCAAAACTGTCTTTGACACCTAGCCCGCCGCCTGGACCGCTTCATTTGGTCATTAAATctggaattttgtcttttctttatgaatag
- the LOC125282798 gene encoding DENN domain-containing protein 3-like isoform X3, with the protein MAGAPSATLSKTRRRSFRKKRDKPKTEPWKGLPPEDISVPNGVDLLGLPQLCFPGGVYVASEPKEDCVHFLVLTDVCGNRSMPWLPSTPDPRTTSRVSTTARRTGSHPGRPRAWLAASDRSRCAWSPSSPTTTPSRTACPVY; encoded by the exons ATGGCTGGCGCCCCCTCCGCGACTCTGAGCAAGACCAGAAGGCGCTCCTTcagaaagaagagggacaagcccAAAACGGAGCCCTGGAAGGGCCTCCCTCCTGAAGACATTAGTGTCCCCAACGGTGTGGACCTGCTTGGCCTGCCTCAGCTCTGCTTCCCAG GGGGCGTGTACGTGGCCTCCGAACCGAAGGAGGACTGTGTCCACTTCCTGGTGCTGACCGATGTCTGTGGGAACAGAAGTATGCCGTGGTTGCCCAGTACTCCCGACCCCCGCAC GACGAGTCGTGTTTCTACAACGGCAAGGCGCACTGGGAGCCATCCTGGCCGACCGCGGGCGTGGCTGGCTGCTTCGGACCGTTCGCGGTGTGCGTGGTCTCCAAGCTCCCCTACTACAACGCCCTCAAGGACTGCCTGTCCTG tttattga